The following are from one region of the Geotrypetes seraphini chromosome 12, aGeoSer1.1, whole genome shotgun sequence genome:
- the STK19 gene encoding serine/threonine-protein kinase 19 has protein sequence MNRKRRLISDTFKAKKRKGNPGKGCENDASHSLFPGVAQDAQGALRYLAFLFPRKFFNNSLPPMVFKHQIYSLVRDKTAVDRQLNELKDRGEIRLFQHGFSADVFGMVFTEDYRDRVLAGSAGKDYSLTVQKFLESVLTSCSDLSFSKEKMIQEFSFQDRQITELVKAGVLTVRDAGSWWLAVPGAGRFVKHFLLGRKALLGMIRKTKYKEVMLSDLQGRKVPTSMKLGLEYHIHDIIGAELVDCVATTSGTLLRLADA, from the exons ATGAACAGGAAAAGGCGTTTGATCTCGGACACGTTTAAAGCAAAGAAGAGGAAAGGGAACCCCGGAAAAGGTTGTGAGAATGATGCCTCTCATTCCCTCTTCCCAG GGGTAGCACAGGATGCCCAGGGGGCACTGCGATAtctggcatttctcttcccccgtaAATTTTTTAACAATTCTCTGCCGCCCATGGTCTTTAAACACCAGATCTACAGTCTCGTTCGGGATAAGACAGCGGTGGATCGACAGCTG AACGAGCTAAAAGACCGAGGGGAAATCCGCTTGTTCCAGCATGGGTTCTCTGCAGATGTATTTGGCATGGTTTTCACAGAAGATTACAGGGACCGAGTGCTAGCGGGCAGCGCAGGCAAGGACTACTCACTGACAGTGCAGAAGTTTCTAGAATCTGTGTTGACCTCCTGCTCTGATCTCAGCTTCAGCAAGGAGAAAATGATACAGGAGTTCTCCTTCCAGGACAGGCAGATCAC GGAGCTGGTGAAGGCTGGAGTGCTGACCGTGAGGGATGCAGGGAGCTGGTGGCTGGCCGTGCCTGGAGCCGGACGCTTTGTAAAACATTTTCTGCTTG GTCGCAAGGCCTTGCTGGGAATGATCAGGAAAACCAAGTACAAGGAAGTGATGCTGTCGGACCTGCAGGGCCGCAAGGTACCAACATCCATGAAACTGGGGCTGGAGTACCACATCCACGACATCATCGGGGCCGAGCTGGTCGACTG tGTCGCCACCACGTCAGGGACGCTGCTGCGCCTGGCAGACGCGTGA